In a genomic window of Sutcliffiella sp. FSL R7-0096:
- a CDS encoding helix-turn-helix transcriptional regulator — MLEGKIIKFYREFQGLKQKDLGDGICSSTHISKIERGLTEVSGETIDFLCKRLGIEMEAELKNYKEIEQLLKEWQDAIVKKLKPRVESIKRQLQNFNLLHMQDFYRLYTLILTRYYLFVGEGRKADRLIEEMSVWTDLTPYEKNLLLHVNGIYHLLNKNNYVNALACLKEINLEHYPNQEYYYDLALAYHSLNSRVLAFFHANKALQYFTRIRSFSRIIESEMLMVIQLEQSEDHPTLSKEYHRLIEMTEDYGLEHQKAMLYHNVAYLYLRNGEYHKASTFYKKSMDAREKSHPNYLGSLEGYVNALTKEGKTSEEKLLALVEQGLGLSKSSKASTFIHIFNMHNFYLSNRMDKYYDYLEKEAFPYFKEKGYMLLVEHYTVVLFDYYMEKNDMEKANRFAGPVINKFRRNNQFV, encoded by the coding sequence ATGCTGGAAGGTAAGATTATTAAATTTTATCGTGAATTTCAGGGGTTAAAGCAAAAGGATCTAGGAGATGGAATTTGTTCAAGTACCCATATCAGCAAAATAGAGCGTGGCCTGACGGAGGTATCCGGGGAGACCATCGATTTTTTATGCAAGCGGCTGGGTATCGAGATGGAAGCCGAGTTGAAGAATTATAAGGAGATCGAACAGCTGCTAAAAGAGTGGCAGGATGCTATCGTAAAAAAACTCAAACCGAGGGTGGAATCCATCAAACGACAGCTCCAGAACTTCAATTTATTACACATGCAGGACTTCTACCGCTTATACACCCTTATCCTCACAAGGTATTATCTATTTGTTGGAGAAGGGAGGAAGGCGGACCGTTTAATCGAAGAAATGTCGGTCTGGACGGATTTGACACCTTATGAAAAAAATCTGCTCTTGCATGTAAATGGAATCTATCACTTATTAAATAAAAATAATTATGTGAACGCACTAGCCTGCTTAAAGGAAATCAATCTTGAACACTACCCTAATCAAGAATACTATTATGATCTCGCTCTAGCCTACCACTCCCTTAACTCGCGGGTGCTCGCATTCTTCCATGCAAACAAAGCACTGCAGTATTTTACTAGAATACGCAGTTTCTCCCGTATCATTGAATCAGAAATGCTCATGGTCATCCAACTCGAGCAATCAGAAGACCATCCTACCTTAAGCAAGGAATATCATAGATTGATAGAAATGACAGAAGACTATGGGCTTGAGCATCAAAAAGCGATGCTATACCATAATGTGGCTTATCTGTACTTAAGAAACGGGGAATATCATAAGGCCAGCACATTTTATAAAAAATCAATGGATGCAAGAGAAAAGAGTCATCCCAATTATTTAGGTTCCTTAGAAGGCTATGTGAATGCCTTGACGAAGGAAGGGAAGACCTCAGAAGAAAAACTTCTTGCCCTCGTGGAACAAGGTTTGGGTCTATCCAAATCTTCTAAAGCTTCTACTTTCATCCATATTTTTAACATGCATAACTTTTATCTCTCTAATCGAATGGATAAGTATTACGATTACTTGGAAAAGGAAGCATTCCCATACTTTAAGGAGAAAGGCTATATGCTGCTGGTGGAGCATTATACTGTGGTTCTTTTTGATTATTATATGGAGAAGAATGATATGGAAAAAGCCAACCGTTTTGCTGGGCCGGTTATTAATAAGTTCAGGCGGAATAATCAGTTTGTCTAA
- a CDS encoding response regulator transcription factor, which produces MKILIVEDDINIRAIIQMYMSKQGYETILAVNGEEALELYYEKTPDFIILDLMLPEMDGWEVCKLIRLDDPVIPIIMLTGKGESYDIVKGLELGADDYMVKPFDPNELTARVKAALRRVIPANQQRDIIHLKDFMLNLQEFRLRIGSKDVKLAPKELELLYYFAYHHDQVLSKQQLLDKIWGYDFDGDPRTIDVHIKRVRDKLLSSGSAWSITTIRGVGYRFEEKLDE; this is translated from the coding sequence ATGAAAATATTAATTGTAGAAGATGATATCAATATAAGAGCCATCATCCAGATGTACATGTCTAAACAGGGGTATGAAACCATTCTGGCAGTAAATGGCGAAGAAGCATTGGAGCTGTATTATGAAAAAACTCCCGATTTTATCATACTGGATCTGATGTTGCCCGAAATGGACGGGTGGGAAGTGTGCAAACTGATTCGTCTCGATGACCCGGTCATCCCCATAATCATGTTAACGGGAAAAGGGGAAAGCTACGATATCGTTAAGGGACTGGAGCTTGGGGCAGATGATTATATGGTCAAACCCTTTGACCCCAATGAATTGACTGCAAGGGTAAAGGCAGCTTTAAGAAGGGTAATACCGGCCAATCAGCAAAGGGATATCATTCATTTAAAAGATTTTATGCTTAATTTGCAAGAATTCAGATTACGCATTGGCAGCAAGGATGTAAAGCTTGCCCCAAAGGAACTGGAATTGCTCTATTATTTTGCCTATCATCATGATCAAGTCCTATCAAAGCAACAGCTATTGGACAAGATTTGGGGCTATGATTTTGATGGAGACCCCCGAACGATTGATGTCCATATTAAACGGGTGAGGGACAAACTACTTTCTAGTGGTTCCGCCTGGTCCATCACGACTATCCGCGGTGTAGGCTATCGATTTGAGGAGAAGCTCGATGAATAA
- a CDS encoding S8 family serine peptidase, with protein MRKPKLKTFLIAIVAIFMLATSLFQGQAHGAATKSTTANEPTIIHDQLGTGDSKITLITGDIVHVTALPTGQSVINVEPAENNGDGIRVLTVGDDTYVYPNAAMPYLAEGKLGHNLFNITKLVEYQFDDNNSNTLPVIVEYKETKAKAASTKATPKGAKKQRELKSINAAALETNKDEATTFWNDVQSEKTDPSIPESTQLNYAIEKIWLDAKVEATLHESVPQIGTHTAWESGLTGEGIKVAVLDTGIDPTHPDIAPQLDESVSFVPGEEVQDKNGHGTHVASTILGTGAASDGQNKGVAPDARLLVGKVLADSGSGLASWIIEGMEWAAQNADVVNMSLGSSVGSDGTDPMAAAVNTLTEEYGTLFVIAAGNAGAEGSVGSPGAADAALTIGAVDKNDQLAWFSSKGPRLGDMALKPDLSAPGVGIMAARSQYSSGTGSYKSLNGTSMATPHVAGAVAILLQQNPEATPQELKETLMNTAKKLPNYQPYHIGTGRIDIVKALNTDIRATGSVSFGFFQWPHDEAAPVEKTVTYTNDSDQDITLDLEATFADANGNSAPEGMLSLAQTTVTVPANGTADVQVTVDPAHGESGQRYQGHLTASANGEALVHTTMATIKEDERYTLTLNATDRDGSPALAYVVMFNENMQPESIAVPGTRELRLKKGTYSVMSMMDVDVSTDQMGVALVGEPEVVLDGPKTVELDARKANEITVKVPKKTEPVYQRMEYYQTMGTGTVHSVYLMPVWVDKLYAAPTKKTTLGEFEFLTRWRLTKPYLTINYNGTELDDIVMPGSTLLEGKHNLEAIYAGEGTQADYESLDAEGKAVVIDRSKTISVSDQAAAAVTAGAKLLIIANYENVEFNAYVGEVPLTAAAISKSEGDKLIKAVRSGNVKLQVEGTKDSPYVYDLDYVHQGSVPKKLAYEPKNKDLAIIETNYNSHVETDGGEFRYDMRPYTRRAIGFLHKISMPTTRTEYVSATKDTYWYHQATVLDATWEVRQPRVVYEKGQKLEENWFSPVVRPALGENYWAPRAQGSSLQINVPAWADAGMGTTGGTDYAISVQNQRTKLFHGDTLIREGGGQAVNVFDVLTDEYKEFRVVTEAKRDANRWNTSVRTNTEWIFKAKKDDELWQYDLPFLTLHYQVDTDVNGNAPLNPPTELVISVEKVKDAIGYGEVDGAILEVSFDEGATWKEVKLNRNDNTFTASIKNPKSATSVSLRTSAWDDQGNKITQEIIKAYGLR; from the coding sequence ATGCGAAAGCCCAAACTGAAAACGTTCCTTATAGCAATCGTCGCGATTTTTATGCTTGCCACGTCCCTTTTTCAGGGCCAGGCACATGGGGCAGCCACCAAATCTACAACTGCTAACGAGCCTACCATCATCCATGATCAACTTGGGACTGGCGACTCTAAAATCACTTTAATAACCGGGGATATCGTTCATGTAACCGCACTGCCAACTGGCCAAAGTGTCATTAATGTAGAACCTGCCGAGAACAACGGTGATGGAATTCGCGTCCTCACAGTCGGTGACGACACATATGTATACCCGAATGCCGCGATGCCTTATCTGGCGGAAGGGAAGCTTGGCCACAACCTTTTCAACATCACAAAACTGGTAGAATATCAGTTTGATGACAACAACAGCAACACCCTCCCTGTCATCGTGGAATACAAGGAAACGAAAGCAAAAGCAGCTTCCACAAAAGCAACCCCTAAAGGCGCAAAGAAACAGCGTGAACTTAAAAGCATCAACGCTGCTGCTCTTGAAACAAACAAAGATGAAGCAACAACTTTCTGGAATGATGTGCAATCTGAGAAAACGGATCCATCAATACCGGAATCCACACAACTTAACTACGCAATCGAAAAAATTTGGCTGGACGCTAAAGTCGAAGCAACCCTTCATGAAAGTGTCCCACAGATTGGAACGCACACTGCTTGGGAGTCCGGTCTTACTGGAGAAGGCATCAAAGTCGCCGTACTTGATACCGGGATTGATCCGACACACCCTGACATCGCTCCACAGCTGGATGAATCAGTAAGCTTTGTACCCGGGGAAGAGGTGCAAGATAAAAATGGACACGGCACACATGTAGCCTCTACCATTCTTGGAACTGGCGCTGCTTCCGACGGCCAAAACAAAGGTGTGGCACCGGATGCTAGATTACTAGTCGGAAAAGTACTCGCTGACTCCGGCTCTGGCCTTGCATCTTGGATCATCGAAGGAATGGAATGGGCGGCTCAAAACGCGGATGTTGTAAACATGAGTCTTGGAAGCTCTGTCGGCAGTGACGGTACTGACCCGATGGCAGCAGCCGTGAATACACTGACTGAGGAATATGGAACCTTATTCGTCATTGCAGCAGGTAATGCTGGTGCAGAAGGAAGTGTAGGCTCCCCTGGTGCAGCGGATGCTGCCCTGACGATAGGTGCGGTTGACAAAAATGACCAACTTGCCTGGTTCTCTTCCAAAGGACCGCGACTTGGGGATATGGCATTAAAGCCTGACCTTTCCGCACCTGGGGTAGGGATCATGGCAGCGCGCTCTCAATACTCATCAGGCACAGGTTCTTATAAAAGTTTGAACGGTACATCCATGGCTACACCTCACGTAGCAGGAGCAGTGGCCATTCTTTTACAACAAAATCCTGAAGCCACTCCTCAAGAACTAAAAGAAACACTGATGAATACAGCGAAAAAACTACCAAACTATCAGCCATACCATATCGGAACAGGACGCATTGATATAGTAAAAGCATTGAATACAGACATAAGAGCAACAGGATCCGTTTCATTCGGTTTCTTCCAATGGCCGCATGATGAGGCAGCACCTGTAGAGAAAACAGTAACTTACACAAATGATAGCGACCAAGACATCACCCTTGACCTTGAAGCTACTTTTGCAGATGCGAATGGTAATTCGGCTCCTGAGGGCATGCTGTCACTGGCGCAAACAACCGTTACTGTTCCAGCTAATGGAACTGCAGATGTACAAGTAACAGTAGACCCTGCACATGGAGAAAGCGGTCAACGTTACCAAGGTCATTTAACAGCAAGTGCAAATGGGGAAGCATTGGTCCACACGACGATGGCTACTATAAAAGAAGATGAAAGATACACACTAACATTGAATGCCACAGACCGTGATGGCTCACCTGCCCTTGCATATGTGGTAATGTTCAACGAAAACATGCAACCAGAGTCTATTGCAGTGCCAGGAACAAGAGAACTCCGCTTGAAAAAAGGCACTTACTCCGTGATGTCCATGATGGACGTCGATGTGAGTACAGACCAAATGGGAGTTGCCCTTGTCGGCGAACCAGAAGTGGTACTTGATGGACCGAAGACGGTGGAATTGGATGCAAGAAAAGCCAACGAAATCACAGTCAAAGTTCCAAAGAAAACAGAACCGGTTTATCAACGTATGGAATATTATCAGACGATGGGAACTGGAACTGTACACAGTGTCTATCTGATGCCAGTATGGGTGGATAAACTTTATGCGGCACCTACCAAGAAGACAACGCTTGGAGAGTTTGAATTTTTAACGCGTTGGCGCTTAACGAAGCCATACCTGACCATTAATTATAATGGAACAGAACTGGATGATATCGTGATGCCTGGAAGTACACTTCTAGAAGGAAAGCATAATCTTGAGGCTATTTATGCGGGAGAAGGGACACAAGCTGACTACGAAAGTTTGGATGCAGAAGGCAAGGCGGTTGTCATCGATCGCAGTAAAACTATCAGTGTGTCAGACCAAGCTGCAGCTGCAGTCACAGCAGGGGCAAAACTATTGATTATTGCCAACTATGAAAATGTGGAATTCAATGCATATGTAGGGGAAGTGCCTCTTACTGCCGCTGCTATCAGTAAGTCAGAAGGAGACAAACTGATCAAAGCTGTCCGTTCCGGAAATGTGAAATTGCAGGTGGAAGGAACTAAGGACTCTCCATATGTCTATGACCTGGATTATGTCCATCAAGGAAGTGTTCCTAAAAAATTGGCATATGAACCGAAGAACAAAGACCTTGCAATAATTGAAACAAATTACAATTCCCATGTGGAAACAGATGGCGGAGAGTTCCGTTATGACATGAGACCATATACTAGACGTGCCATCGGTTTCCTTCATAAAATTTCCATGCCTACAACAAGAACGGAATATGTTTCTGCCACAAAGGATACGTACTGGTACCACCAAGCAACGGTCCTAGATGCAACATGGGAAGTTCGTCAACCAAGAGTGGTTTATGAAAAAGGACAGAAACTAGAAGAAAACTGGTTCTCTCCTGTAGTTCGTCCAGCATTAGGGGAAAACTACTGGGCACCTCGAGCACAAGGGAGTTCCTTACAAATCAACGTTCCAGCTTGGGCAGATGCAGGAATGGGTACTACCGGCGGAACGGATTATGCTATTTCCGTCCAAAATCAAAGAACCAAACTATTCCATGGTGATACGCTAATTCGTGAAGGCGGAGGACAGGCTGTAAATGTTTTTGACGTCCTGACGGATGAATATAAAGAGTTCCGGGTCGTAACAGAAGCGAAACGTGATGCAAACCGTTGGAATACATCTGTCCGCACCAACACAGAATGGATTTTCAAGGCGAAGAAAGATGATGAATTATGGCAATATGACCTTCCATTCCTTACATTGCACTACCAAGTTGACACTGATGTAAATGGGAATGCACCATTGAACCCACCTACGGAACTTGTAATCTCTGTGGAAAAAGTAAAAGATGCTATCGGCTACGGAGAGGTAGATGGTGCAATACTTGAAGTTTCTTTTGATGAAGGAGCAACATGGAAAGAAGTGAAGTTGAACCGTAATGATAATACTTTCACCGCATCCATTAAAAACCCGAAATCAGCTACGAGCGTGTCCCTCAGAACTTCTGCATGGGACGACCAAGGCAACAAAATCACACAAGAAATTATAAAAGCCTACGGTTTACGCTAA
- a CDS encoding HAMP domain-containing sensor histidine kinase produces MNKIFYKLFFNYALIITSLFIIFGLIFLYLFHVDLYEDFEQTYTHQQQQITKVLKSSEDFGWTEEETKAALEPNLDEKDFHVFLFDIYGNRIFKDVPFEQGEIGKGLLEKAKSGEYVAKGGWNNGDLSYMIASPIEGEVIMIMVFHDLSHAYQQVLYMILLTFAITIAIAGIIIWFLSAKITAPLRDMNEIALRYAKGDFSQSVQISSKDEIGQLGESFNHMAAELNSLEETRKAFIANVSHDLRTPLTSIKGFLIALLDDTIPADQRKEFYLLMKDETERVIKLVNDTLDMSQLEAGQVTLKPTSYNLTKQLQLIAAKLEPHLANKKLEIQLIPDNQEIMVVADRDRIEQALINLLQNAIQVSSNHQNIQVFLEKKTEEVVVRIMDHGEGISEENLEHIWERFYKTDKARSGKTGIGIGLSIVKSIMDLHATAIKVESNVGEGTVFSFALPLMKQESDYER; encoded by the coding sequence ATGAATAAAATATTTTATAAACTTTTCTTTAATTATGCCCTGATCATTACGAGTTTGTTCATCATCTTTGGACTTATCTTTTTGTATCTGTTTCACGTCGATCTTTATGAGGATTTTGAACAGACATATACCCATCAACAACAACAGATTACCAAGGTGCTCAAATCAAGTGAAGATTTTGGATGGACGGAAGAGGAAACAAAGGCTGCGCTTGAACCGAATTTAGATGAAAAGGATTTCCATGTATTCCTGTTTGATATCTATGGTAATAGAATCTTTAAGGATGTGCCCTTTGAACAAGGGGAGATAGGAAAGGGGCTATTGGAAAAAGCGAAGTCCGGAGAGTATGTTGCAAAAGGTGGCTGGAATAATGGGGATTTGAGTTATATGATCGCCTCACCGATTGAGGGGGAAGTGATCATGATCATGGTCTTTCATGATCTAAGCCATGCTTATCAGCAGGTTTTGTATATGATCTTGCTTACATTTGCCATCACCATTGCCATTGCTGGCATCATCATATGGTTCCTTTCTGCTAAAATAACTGCCCCGCTAAGGGATATGAACGAGATAGCTTTACGATATGCGAAAGGGGACTTCTCTCAATCTGTACAAATATCCTCTAAAGACGAAATAGGTCAACTTGGAGAAAGTTTCAATCATATGGCAGCAGAGCTGAATTCCTTGGAGGAAACCAGAAAGGCCTTTATAGCTAACGTCTCCCATGATCTGAGAACACCGCTTACTTCGATAAAAGGATTTTTGATTGCCCTGTTGGATGATACAATTCCAGCCGATCAACGAAAAGAATTTTACCTATTGATGAAGGATGAAACAGAGCGTGTCATCAAGCTTGTCAACGATACCCTTGATATGTCGCAATTGGAAGCAGGTCAAGTTACGTTAAAGCCCACTTCTTATAATTTGACGAAACAACTGCAGTTGATTGCCGCGAAGCTTGAACCTCATCTTGCCAACAAGAAACTGGAGATACAACTCATCCCGGACAATCAGGAAATTATGGTGGTTGCAGACAGAGACCGGATTGAACAGGCACTCATCAACCTTCTTCAAAACGCCATCCAGGTGTCATCCAATCATCAGAACATACAAGTGTTTTTGGAAAAGAAGACAGAGGAGGTTGTTGTAAGAATAATGGATCATGGTGAGGGAATAAGTGAAGAGAATCTCGAGCACATCTGGGAACGTTTTTATAAAACCGACAAAGCAAGGTCCGGGAAAACCGGAATTGGAATTGGTCTGTCCATTGTGAAATCCATTATGGATTTACATGCAACGGCCATCAAAGTGGAAAGTAACGTCGGGGAAGGTACGGTGTTTAGTTTTGCATTGCCATTGATGAAGCAAGAGTCGGATTATGAAAGATAG
- a CDS encoding helix-turn-helix transcriptional regulator: protein MVVGGIIRFYRERAGLTQSQLGEGICTTNHVSKIERGKTAYSDEIISLLSERLNINIREELAYLQEVKRLLQEWHNALILRRKTKIEELRDKLGKSEVVQASKYAARYHLLMARYYLHHNKLEEAEALIKKVEKEYIDKMPFDCNLYLHIKGIYYLGSSNNEDHQKAISVLNQINLKEYGNKEYYYHLATAYFLIDSKVLSYHYIEKALKYFKNSNNFFQANRAEAMMLLQLSSDIYSDFDFIVDRYNNLITNCEQYGLIENKGLLLNNLGYEYYNRKLYDVALHYFKEALSLAEEKSNSYLIRLYNYIDCSIEGNFGKKRFLLRKIKEGLEDANLSNNSLHKTLFMLLKYRMEANYEAYYLFMETVALPQFYSGKHVALMKRYGKVLFTHYIENKNHEKAAKMSTYI from the coding sequence ATGGTAGTGGGGGGAATTATTAGATTTTATCGTGAACGTGCAGGGTTGACACAATCCCAGCTTGGGGAAGGTATTTGTACGACGAACCATGTAAGTAAAATTGAGCGGGGGAAAACGGCTTACTCAGATGAAATCATTTCACTATTATCCGAAAGATTAAATATAAATATTCGGGAGGAATTGGCATATCTCCAAGAGGTAAAGAGACTTTTACAAGAGTGGCACAATGCCCTGATCCTGCGTAGAAAGACCAAGATAGAGGAACTGAGGGATAAATTGGGTAAATCGGAGGTGGTGCAGGCCTCTAAGTATGCTGCGCGTTACCATCTGTTGATGGCTCGGTACTATCTGCATCACAATAAATTAGAAGAAGCAGAGGCTTTGATCAAAAAGGTAGAGAAAGAGTACATAGATAAGATGCCTTTTGACTGTAATCTATATCTTCATATAAAAGGAATCTATTACTTGGGGTCTTCCAACAATGAAGATCATCAGAAGGCGATAAGTGTGCTAAATCAAATCAATCTAAAGGAATACGGAAACAAGGAATATTATTATCACCTTGCGACGGCTTACTTTTTGATTGATTCCAAAGTATTGTCTTATCACTATATCGAGAAGGCGCTTAAATACTTTAAGAATTCAAATAATTTTTTTCAGGCAAATAGGGCGGAGGCGATGATGCTTTTGCAATTGAGCAGCGACATTTACAGTGACTTCGATTTTATCGTGGATAGATACAATAACCTGATCACCAACTGTGAGCAATATGGGCTTATCGAAAACAAAGGACTTTTGTTGAATAATCTAGGATATGAATATTACAACAGGAAGCTGTATGATGTGGCATTGCATTATTTTAAAGAGGCATTGTCCCTAGCAGAAGAGAAATCGAATAGTTATCTGATACGCCTATATAACTATATCGACTGTAGCATAGAAGGGAACTTCGGTAAGAAGCGGTTCTTACTCAGGAAAATAAAAGAAGGGCTGGAAGACGCAAACTTGAGTAACAATTCCTTGCATAAGACCTTGTTCATGCTATTAAAGTATCGTATGGAAGCAAACTATGAAGCCTACTATCTGTTCATGGAAACAGTAGCGCTGCCTCAATTTTATTCAGGAAAGCATGTGGCCTTGATGAAGCGATATGGAAAGGTCCTTTTTACGCATTACATTGAAAATAAAAACCATGAGAAAGCTGCCAAAATGTCCACGTACATCTAA
- a CDS encoding MMPL family transporter, with the protein MKRIAKYASHKKGVWVILLAWIILTGALSAAPSVNDYKVNTGENDLPKEAQSVVASEKFDAYFPDDNGLFALLVFHNEDGWNTQNFTEVDVVSKWIQEDSKLETIQSAVPFHHIPEQTKGDFLSEDGTTLVLPLFLKDNLEMDEVHDTVQSIEAFTDAVLTEGTMVITGPAGIASDTIAIFSNADLILLFSTIALVLILLIVIYRSPLLAIIPLVAVAFVYQVVDRVLGLLAKNEVFTVEAQSISIVMILLFGATVDYSLFVFSRFREELRKQENKHHAMQKAVQGIAEPLVFSGGTVFAGMLVLLLADYGPYNSFAPVFTITIAIVLLAGLTLIPALFTIFGRRAFWPFIPKVGEETLEKNRFWGKIGELVTNKPKLVGGIVLVFLLLNASQLFTANYSYNIIQSFPEEMKSRIGFEKLEEKFPAGELAPVNVLVEKETGFTFSDSELDAIEALNESFIGMSGVSSTTLPEKEIVATGGREGSRIISEDGNALKFDIILTMNPYAEEAMDLLDRLNESKQEILRESGFNAKDYDIYFAGETAASADIRSTNDRDTIIIVLAVTVVIFGMLIFHTRSLVAPVYMMTTILLSYASALGLSWFIFDNLFGFEGMSYRIPLYAFVFLVALGVDYNIMLISRIKEENRYFSIKEATRRGVALTGGVISSAGIILAATFGVLMTQPILELFMFGFIVCIGILMDAFLIRGMLVPAIVTSLKNWNWWPSKVIEQKSQKERE; encoded by the coding sequence ATGAAAAGAATAGCAAAATACGCATCTCACAAAAAAGGGGTCTGGGTGATTCTGCTTGCCTGGATCATCCTTACCGGTGCTTTAAGTGCAGCACCTTCTGTCAATGACTACAAGGTCAACACAGGAGAGAACGACCTTCCAAAAGAAGCTCAATCCGTTGTGGCAAGTGAAAAATTCGACGCTTATTTTCCGGATGATAACGGTTTGTTCGCCTTACTGGTATTTCATAATGAAGACGGATGGAATACTCAAAATTTTACGGAAGTGGATGTAGTCAGCAAATGGATTCAGGAAGATTCCAAGCTTGAAACCATTCAATCTGCCGTTCCATTCCATCATATTCCCGAACAAACGAAAGGAGATTTCTTATCCGAAGACGGGACGACCCTTGTTCTCCCTTTATTTTTAAAAGATAACCTGGAAATGGACGAGGTCCATGATACCGTACAATCCATTGAAGCATTTACGGACGCAGTCTTAACGGAAGGAACCATGGTGATAACCGGACCAGCAGGAATCGCTTCTGACACCATTGCTATTTTTTCAAACGCCGATTTGATTTTATTATTTTCTACTATAGCATTGGTACTCATTCTACTGATTGTCATCTATCGTTCCCCGTTACTTGCGATTATACCGTTGGTGGCCGTTGCATTCGTTTACCAGGTTGTAGATCGTGTACTTGGACTTTTAGCGAAAAATGAAGTGTTCACCGTTGAAGCACAGTCCATATCCATTGTTATGATTCTTTTATTCGGTGCAACCGTGGACTACAGCCTTTTTGTTTTTTCCAGGTTCCGTGAAGAATTAAGGAAGCAGGAAAACAAACATCACGCGATGCAAAAAGCTGTCCAAGGGATAGCCGAGCCGCTAGTCTTTTCAGGCGGAACTGTTTTTGCCGGAATGCTTGTACTCTTATTGGCAGACTATGGACCGTACAATAGCTTTGCACCTGTATTCACCATTACGATTGCCATTGTATTACTGGCTGGACTTACCTTGATCCCAGCACTTTTCACTATATTCGGTCGCAGAGCTTTCTGGCCCTTCATCCCTAAAGTAGGCGAAGAAACATTAGAGAAGAATCGTTTCTGGGGGAAAATTGGGGAACTTGTGACGAATAAACCTAAGCTTGTTGGAGGAATTGTACTGGTCTTTTTACTTTTGAATGCCTCCCAATTGTTCACTGCCAACTATTCCTATAATATTATCCAATCCTTCCCGGAAGAGATGAAATCCAGGATTGGTTTTGAAAAACTGGAGGAAAAATTCCCTGCCGGGGAACTGGCTCCTGTAAATGTGTTGGTGGAAAAAGAGACCGGCTTCACGTTTTCTGATAGTGAGCTCGATGCGATAGAGGCATTGAACGAGAGTTTCATTGGCATGAGTGGAGTTTCCAGTACTACTCTCCCTGAAAAAGAAATCGTGGCTACTGGCGGCAGAGAAGGAAGTCGCATAATAAGTGAAGATGGTAATGCATTGAAATTTGATATCATTTTAACGATGAATCCATATGCAGAAGAAGCAATGGACCTTCTCGACCGATTGAACGAGTCAAAACAAGAAATATTGAGAGAAAGCGGATTTAACGCTAAAGATTATGACATTTATTTTGCGGGGGAAACCGCTGCTTCCGCTGATATCCGTTCCACCAATGACCGTGATACAATAATTATTGTACTTGCTGTCACCGTAGTGATTTTCGGAATGCTGATTTTCCATACACGCTCGCTGGTGGCACCTGTTTACATGATGACAACCATATTGTTATCGTACGCATCAGCACTTGGCTTAAGTTGGTTCATTTTTGATAATCTTTTTGGCTTTGAGGGGATGAGCTATCGCATTCCGCTTTACGCATTTGTTTTCCTTGTAGCCCTTGGGGTCGATTACAACATCATGCTCATTTCAAGAATAAAGGAAGAGAATCGTTACTTCTCCATCAAAGAAGCTACAAGACGCGGTGTCGCGTTGACTGGAGGGGTCATTTCTTCTGCAGGTATCATTCTTGCCGCAACATTCGGTGTATTGATGACACAACCTATTCTAGAGCTATTTATGTTTGGATTTATTGTCTGTATAGGTATATTAATGGACGCCTTTCTCATAAGGGGCATGCTGGTGCCTGCAATTGTTACTTCATTGAAAAATTGGAACTGGTGGCCTTCAAAAGTCATAGAACAAAAGAGTCAAAAGGAGAGAGAATAA